In Candidatus Cetobacterium colombiensis, the DNA window TTATCTATTAAAATTACACCATTTTCCATGTGTTGTAAATTTATTCTATCTCTCATAATACAATTTGCTTTTTCTAATTCTATTTTTGAATTTATTCCTAAAATCTCGTCATTATCTTCTAATAAAAATGCTTCTACTTTTTTTCCATCTTTAACATTTATTGCAATAACATCTGTTAAATAGTATTCGCCCTTTTCATTTTTGTTATCTATTCTATCAAGAGCTTCTAAAAGTTCTTTAGATTCAAAACAATAAACTCCTGCATTAACTTCTTTTATAGATTTTATCTCACTTGTAGCTTCTTTTTCTTCTATTATTCCAATAACATTTCCATTTTCTTTCACAATTCTTCCATAACCAAATGGATTTTCGTAAATTGATGTTAAAATTGTTGTTGTTGCTTTAGTTTCTTTATGGTAGTTATATAATTTTTTTAATGTTTCCTCTCTCAATAAAGGAGTGTCTCCACATAGTATCATAATAGTTCCATCAAAATCTTTTAACTTTTCTTTTGCTTGAATTACAGCGTGTCCTGTTCCTAATTGTTCCTCTTGAACAACATAGTCAACATTTGGAAGAACTTTTAATATTTCTTCTTTTTTATGTCCAAGTATTAATATATTATCAATTGAACCTATTTTACTACATGTATCTACAATCTTTTGTACCATTGGTACTCCACAAACTTTATGTAAAACTTTTGGCAGCTCTGACTTCATTCTCGTCCCTTTTCCAGCTGCTAAAATAAGTGTCTTTAAACTCATCATACCCTCCATTTTATTCAACCTTTATATTGTACCATATGCTTCAATAATTTTGCAAAACAATTTATTGAAGTTTTTCATAAGCTTCATTTATTTCTTTAAACTTTTTTTCATGCATCTCTCTTATTTCAGGTTCAGCATTTGCATATCTATCAGGGTGATGTTTTTTAGCTAAATCTCTATAAGCTTTTTTTAGCTCTTCTGGAGTCGCACCTTCTTCTACTCCTAGTATCCTATAGTATTTGCTTTTGTCTTCAAATGTTCCAAAAGGATTATTTTGATAGCCACCTTGATAATTTCCTCCATATTGATTTCCTTGATTTCTAAACATATCTTCAAAATCTTTTTGAGTATATGTCTTATAATAAAAATTCTTTTTTCTTGGATTTTTCTTATTCATAAAATATCTAATCACTAAAAATATAAGAATTATTGGAAAGAATTGTATTACAATAAATCCAAAAAAAGAAATTAGTAACATTATAAAAAATAATGCTGGTAAAGCCGAAATAGCTCTATTCATGCCAAACAGTAAAGCTATTACTAAAAAAATAGCTGCTGTTAAAATTAATGC includes these proteins:
- the glmU gene encoding bifunctional UDP-N-acetylglucosamine diphosphorylase/glucosamine-1-phosphate N-acetyltransferase GlmU, giving the protein MSLKTLILAAGKGTRMKSELPKVLHKVCGVPMVQKIVDTCSKIGSIDNILILGHKKEEILKVLPNVDYVVQEEQLGTGHAVIQAKEKLKDFDGTIMILCGDTPLLREETLKKLYNYHKETKATTTILTSIYENPFGYGRIVKENGNVIGIIEEKEATSEIKSIKEVNAGVYCFESKELLEALDRIDNKNEKGEYYLTDVIAINVKDGKKVEAFLLEDNDEILGINSKIELEKANCIMRDRINLQHMENGVILIDKNNTYIEEAVEIGQDTIIYPGALLQGNTKIGEKCEILGNTRIIDCQIGNNVRVESSVLEESIVESKVTIGPFAHLRPKSHLKEEVHIGNFVEVKKSVLEKGVKAGHLTYLGDATVGEKTNIGAGTITCNYDGKNKFKTTIGKNAFIGSDTMLVAPVNIGENALVGAGSVITKDVPENALAVSRSKQVIKFDWRK
- a CDS encoding DnaJ domain-containing protein; this translates as MISIALILTAAIFLVIALLFGMNRAISALPALFFIMLLISFFGFIVIQFFPIILIFLVIRYFMNKKNPRKKNFYYKTYTQKDFEDMFRNQGNQYGGNYQGGYQNNPFGTFEDKSKYYRILGVEEGATPEELKKAYRDLAKKHHPDRYANAEPEIREMHEKKFKEINEAYEKLQ